The Bemisia tabaci chromosome 5, PGI_BMITA_v3 genome includes a window with the following:
- the LOC109036645 gene encoding protein obstructor-E, which yields MYTVLCYLVFLSIAALGVLGASDFKCPKKNGVFEDSIMCDKFYDCEDGVATEKFCPDGLVFDPLNRKINKCDQPFNVDCGDRVELQPPKSTHLCPRRNGYFAHPDEKVCNIFYNCIEGDATEIVCPTGLHFDEYSGTCVWPDSAGRTGCGEPESMKLKDGFSCPKEGNQHHGQAVAHPVYAHPEDCQKFYVCLNGVTPREQGCSAGEVYNEESQKCDSPDNVPGCEEWYKDDPAAQKTGSKRQRRRK from the exons ATGTATACCGTTTTGTGCTATTTAGTGTTTCTCTCCATAGCCGCCCTCGGAGTCCTAG GTGCTTCAGATTTCAAATGCCCCAAGAAAAATGGAGTCTTTGAGGATTCTATCATGTGCGATAAATTCTATGACTGTGAAGATGGCGTAGCAACAGAGAAATTCTGTCCAGATGGTCTTGTTTTTGATCCCTTAAACCGAAAAATCAACAAATGCGACCAGCCCTTCAATGTAGACTGTGGTGACAGAGTAGAACTAC AGCCACCCAAATCCACCCATCTATGTCCGCGAAGGAATGGTTACTTCGCTCACCCTGATGAAAAAGTGTGCAATATATTTTACAACTGTATCGAAGGTGACGCAACAGAAATCGTATGCCCTACTGGGTTGCACTTCGATGAATACTCCGGCACTTGTGTGTGGCCTGATTCAGCGGGAAGGACAGGTTGCGGAGAACCAGAATCCA TGAAATTGAAAGACGGGTTCTCGTGTCCAAAAGAGGGTAACCAGCACCATGGGCAAGCTGTTGCTCACCCTGTTTACGCTCACCCTGAAGACTGTCAAAAGTTCTACGTCTGTTTGAACGGCGTTACCCCCAGGGAACAAGGCTGCTCCGCTGGTGAAGTGTACAACGAAGAATCTCAAAAATGTGATAGCCCTGATAACGTACCTGGATG TGAGGAATGGTACAAAGATGACCCTGCAGCACAAAAAACAGGCTCAAAGAGACAAAGAAGGCGAAAGTGA